One window from the genome of Carcharodon carcharias isolate sCarCar2 chromosome 9, sCarCar2.pri, whole genome shotgun sequence encodes:
- the cited1 gene encoding cbp/p300-interacting transactivator 1, protein MSSLVYPGLKEREAVTMRHYGDSVTRSRAPGGSNGQFHSGLIASSCGVQQQQFNLHSPQLLASLQLQKLNSQYHGSALHITATPGGSQAPAAPQPPAQTVPASHPPGIIDTDLIDEDVLMTLVLDLGLDQVDELPELWLGHNEFDFTSDVTPTC, encoded by the coding sequence ATGAGTTCTCTGGTGTATCCCGGACTGAAGGAACGGGAAGCAGTCACAATGAGGCACTATGGAGACTCGGTAACTCGCAGCAGGGCTCCCGGTGGCAGCAATGGACAGTTTCACTCAGGGCTGATCGCCTCTTCATGTggagtccagcagcagcagttcaACCTGCACAGCCCGCAGCTGCTGGCCAGCTTGCAGCTGCAGAAACTCAACAGCCAGTACCACGGCTCAGCTCTGCACATTACTGCAACCCCTGGGGGTAGCCAGGCACCGGCTGCTCCTCAGCCCCCAGCCCAGACGGTCCCGGCCTCCCACCCCCCAGGTATCATTGATACGGACCTCATCGATGAGGACGTACTTATGACCCTGGTGCTGGATTTGGGCTTGGACCAAGTGGACGAACTACCTGAACTCTGGCTGGGACACAATGAGTTTGATTTCACCTCTGATGTGACTCCGACCTGCTGA